A window of Vicinamibacterales bacterium genomic DNA:
GATCATGCCCGGCGACAACGTCGACATGACCGTCGAGCTGATCACCCCGATCGCGCTCGAAGTCGGCCAGCGGTTCGCGATCCGCGAAGGCGGTCGCACCGTCGGCGCCGGCGCGATCACCAGCATCATCGCGTAGCGAGACAGAGATGGCGAAGCAGCGGATCAGAATCCGCCTCAAGGCGTACGACCACCGGCTGCTCGACCAGTCGGCTGCCCAGATCGTCGAGACGGCG
This region includes:
- the tuf gene encoding elongation factor Tu (EF-Tu; promotes GTP-dependent binding of aminoacyl-tRNA to the A-site of ribosomes during protein biosynthesis; when the tRNA anticodon matches the mRNA codon, GTP hydrolysis results; the inactive EF-Tu-GDP leaves the ribosome and release of GDP is promoted by elongation factor Ts; many prokaryotes have two copies of the gene encoding EF-Tu), yielding IMPGDNVDMTVELITPIALEVGQRFAIREGGRTVGAGAITSIIA